From one Nonomuraea polychroma genomic stretch:
- a CDS encoding DUF4166 domain-containing protein, whose amino-acid sequence MPSIFQRALGDAAFARLHPQLQRRFGVGLDSGEACIGKGVMSRVWNAGLLVRPFLSLGSRRNILVKDAGRDIPFQIENYPYVDSYGRETVTFVRTFPGGRFDATMIYNDARALVVDYLGDHQHIATPLALSVDDQGGLIIRSGRQRFLEGPLAFPIPPAATGTATVSEHFDDRTGRFAIAVTVSNPWLGRIFGYWGSFTVEYVDVADHGVPANVKPRREDARC is encoded by the coding sequence ATGCCCTCGATCTTCCAGCGTGCCCTCGGCGACGCCGCGTTCGCCCGCCTCCATCCCCAGCTCCAGCGCCGTTTCGGAGTCGGGCTCGACAGCGGCGAAGCCTGCATAGGCAAGGGCGTCATGAGCCGCGTCTGGAACGCCGGCCTGCTGGTCCGCCCGTTCCTGTCCCTCGGCAGCCGCAGGAACATCCTGGTCAAGGACGCGGGCAGGGACATCCCCTTCCAGATCGAGAACTATCCGTACGTCGACTCCTACGGCCGCGAGACCGTCACCTTCGTCCGCACCTTCCCCGGCGGCCGCTTCGACGCGACCATGATCTACAACGACGCCCGAGCCCTGGTGGTCGACTACTTGGGCGACCACCAGCACATCGCGACCCCGCTCGCGCTCTCCGTGGACGACCAGGGCGGCCTGATCATCCGTTCGGGCCGTCAGCGCTTCCTCGAAGGCCCGCTCGCCTTCCCCATCCCGCCGGCCGCCACGGGCACGGCGACGGTCAGCGAGCACTTCGACGACCGGACAGGGCGCTTCGCCATCGCCGTCACCGTCTCCAACCCCTGGCTGGGCCGGATCTTCGGCTACTGGGGCAGCTTCACGGTGGAGTACGTGGACGTCGCGGACCATGGCGTTCCCGCTAACGTGAAGCCGAGGCGCGAGGACGCCCGCTGCTGA
- a CDS encoding MmcQ/YjbR family DNA-binding protein — MGVSVDEFLGMLDELPEVKMSHGGEWIGLKVRDKGFGYLWEATETVGLKATIEEQIALVAERPEVFEVQFTAGRFGWVVVHLDKIDADELFELVAEAWCLTAPKQMVADFEAAHEIGQIRQQVHPG, encoded by the coding sequence ATGGGTGTGAGCGTCGATGAGTTCCTGGGGATGCTGGACGAGCTGCCCGAGGTCAAGATGAGCCACGGCGGCGAGTGGATCGGCCTCAAGGTGCGGGACAAGGGGTTCGGCTACCTGTGGGAGGCGACCGAGACCGTCGGGCTCAAGGCCACGATCGAGGAGCAGATCGCGCTCGTGGCCGAGCGGCCCGAGGTGTTCGAGGTGCAGTTCACGGCCGGGCGGTTCGGGTGGGTGGTGGTCCATCTCGACAAGATCGACGCCGACGAGCTGTTCGAGCTCGTGGCGGAGGCCTGGTGCCTGACGGCGCCCAAGCAGATGGTGGCCGACTTCGAGGCCGCGCACGAGATCGGCCAGATCAGGCAGCAGGTGCATCCCGGGTGA
- a CDS encoding GNAT family N-acetyltransferase, with translation MDLRLREWRQSDAPAVLQAFQAVDLRRQAAFPIVTLKDAQGWIASWEGVGHAFAVTVGEQVVGNVAVAGIDTHDNGWVSYWVVPEARGRGIAAAATEKLARWAFDELGLYRLELGHRTDNPASCRVATKAGFRPEGIERGKLSYDGVRYDVERHARLASRTWNATLAWSATEC, from the coding sequence ATGGACCTACGACTGCGGGAGTGGCGCCAGAGCGACGCGCCCGCCGTCCTCCAAGCTTTCCAGGCCGTCGATCTGCGCCGGCAGGCAGCCTTTCCGATCGTGACGCTCAAGGACGCCCAGGGGTGGATCGCCTCCTGGGAGGGGGTCGGACACGCCTTCGCCGTCACCGTCGGCGAGCAGGTGGTCGGCAACGTGGCGGTGGCCGGGATCGACACCCACGACAACGGATGGGTGTCCTACTGGGTCGTGCCGGAGGCCAGGGGCCGGGGGATCGCGGCGGCGGCCACGGAAAAGCTGGCCAGGTGGGCGTTCGACGAGCTCGGGCTCTACCGGCTGGAGCTGGGGCACCGGACCGACAATCCGGCCTCGTGCCGGGTCGCCACCAAGGCCGGATTCCGCCCCGAAGGCATCGAACGGGGCAAACTCTCCTACGACGGCGTCCGTTATGACGTGGAACGCCACGCTCGCCTGGCCAGTAGGACGTGGAACGCCACGCTCGCCTGGTCAGCGACTGAGTGCTGA
- a CDS encoding DMT family transporter has translation MRNGPLAVVGASVLWGTAGTAGLLVSADSVALAAARLVIGGAVLALLAGAGIRQAIRPGLLLGAVAVAAYQLCFFAAVGRTGVAIGTVVAIGSGPVFTGMLSWILHGRRPSGRWTVATTAAVCGCAALIVGGGAQAGGQVVSGVLFALLGGLLYAFYAVTAARAIEDGGESTAVMGTMFGGAALIMLPVLLLGGVGWLGEPRGLIAVLYLGLGTTALSYFLYGRGLRTTPVATAATLALAEPAVAALLGLVVLGERLAPISVAGLVMLALSLVAVAVPERERALESQA, from the coding sequence ATGAGGAATGGACCCTTGGCTGTCGTCGGCGCGTCCGTGCTCTGGGGCACGGCCGGCACGGCGGGACTGCTTGTCTCCGCCGACTCCGTGGCCCTGGCCGCCGCACGGCTGGTCATCGGGGGTGCGGTGCTCGCGCTGCTCGCCGGCGCCGGCATCAGGCAGGCGATCAGGCCCGGGCTGTTGCTCGGCGCCGTGGCGGTGGCCGCCTACCAGCTGTGTTTCTTTGCCGCCGTCGGGCGCACCGGCGTCGCGATCGGCACTGTGGTGGCCATCGGCAGCGGGCCGGTCTTCACGGGCATGTTGTCCTGGATCCTCCACGGGCGGCGGCCGAGCGGCCGGTGGACGGTCGCGACCACAGCGGCCGTCTGCGGGTGCGCGGCGCTGATCGTGGGCGGCGGGGCGCAGGCCGGCGGGCAGGTCGTGTCGGGGGTGCTCTTCGCGCTGCTCGGGGGGTTGCTCTACGCGTTCTACGCCGTCACGGCGGCTCGGGCGATCGAGGACGGCGGAGAGTCCACGGCGGTCATGGGGACGATGTTCGGCGGGGCGGCCCTGATCATGCTACCCGTTCTCCTGCTCGGTGGCGTGGGCTGGCTGGGGGAGCCGCGCGGCCTGATCGCCGTGCTCTACCTCGGACTCGGGACCACAGCCCTGTCCTACTTCCTGTACGGGCGCGGCCTGCGGACCACCCCCGTGGCCACGGCCGCCACGCTGGCGCTGGCCGAGCCGGCCGTCGCCGCGCTGCTCGGCCTGGTGGTGCTCGGTGAGCGGCTGGCCCCGATCTCGGTCGCCGGTCTCGTGATGCTCGCGCTCAGCCTGGTCGCCGTGGCCGTACCGGAGCGGGAAAGAGCGTTAGAGTCGCAGGCGTGA
- a CDS encoding GntR family transcriptional regulator, translated as MTLPLRPVSTVGALADALRSRVLSGEIKPGTPLPEQEIAASYQVARPTVREALAILVHEGLLRRERNRSAYVPEVTISDLNDLMYVRRPLEDLMAQAMAGRRAPQAEAALHRMAALPADAPWSETVAEHMALHEALIEAVGSPRLERLYGVLAAETRLGLVRLREVYQDRDVLVREHRELLDAIADGPEDAARAAVAAHLSHSWGPEDPAHTHH; from the coding sequence GTGACGTTGCCGCTCAGACCTGTTTCCACCGTCGGGGCGCTGGCCGACGCCCTGCGCAGCAGGGTGCTCTCGGGCGAGATCAAGCCCGGCACCCCGCTGCCCGAGCAGGAGATCGCCGCGTCGTACCAGGTGGCAAGGCCGACCGTGCGCGAGGCGCTGGCGATCCTGGTCCACGAAGGACTGCTCAGGCGCGAGCGCAACCGCAGCGCCTATGTCCCCGAGGTGACGATCTCAGACCTCAACGACCTCATGTACGTGCGCCGGCCCCTGGAGGACCTCATGGCGCAGGCCATGGCCGGGCGGCGGGCGCCCCAGGCGGAGGCCGCGCTGCACCGGATGGCCGCGCTGCCCGCCGACGCGCCGTGGTCGGAGACCGTGGCCGAGCACATGGCGCTGCACGAGGCGCTGATCGAGGCCGTCGGCAGCCCGCGGCTCGAACGCCTCTACGGCGTGCTCGCGGCAGAGACCAGGCTGGGCCTGGTGCGGCTGCGGGAGGTCTACCAGGACAGGGACGTGCTGGTGCGTGAGCATCGCGAGCTGCTCGACGCGATCGCGGACGGGCCGGAGGACGCGGCCAGGGCGGCGGTGGCGGCGCATCTGAGCCACTCGTGGGGCCCCGAGGATCCCGCACATACGCACCATTGA
- a CDS encoding sugar transferase, whose protein sequence is MRVGTGESIVVLLEAVPRRPSSIWTRAYLRLLLYGDTMCALLACVCVLGIRLIAGVYIPWVEYLLGFGLVIAWPIALMMGGAYRQRANGEGTEEFKAVFNGGVGLMATVAILAYATQTAVARSFVMAMLPLALLATLYYRYRMRKRLHRKRAVGDYLRQVIAVGHRESILDLVMQFRRQPYHGMQVVGACLPEHAMDVDLDGIPVLGSFGDVAGVVERAQADAVAVLACPELDGAALRRLAWSLEHARTDLFVAPALLDVAGPRISIRPVAGMPLLHVEHPEFDGAKGAVKNVFDRLVAACALLLLALPLLAIALVIRLTSRGPALFYQTRVGKSGKEFRVVKFRTMVADAEQLKGALLEENEFNGVLFKIRNDPRITRVGAFLRKYSLDELPQLLNVLRGEMSLVGPRPPLPEEVAAYGTDVRRRLVVKPGMTGLWQVSGRSDLTWEESVRLDLRYVENWSLILDLQILWKTWAVVTRGEGAY, encoded by the coding sequence ATGAGGGTGGGGACTGGGGAGTCCATTGTTGTGCTCCTCGAGGCCGTGCCGCGCCGTCCGTCCAGCATCTGGACGAGGGCGTACCTACGGCTTCTGTTATACGGGGACACCATGTGCGCGCTGCTCGCATGCGTGTGCGTGCTGGGCATCCGGCTGATCGCCGGCGTGTACATTCCCTGGGTCGAATACCTGCTGGGATTCGGCCTGGTCATCGCCTGGCCCATCGCGCTCATGATGGGTGGCGCGTACCGCCAGCGCGCCAACGGCGAGGGAACGGAAGAGTTCAAGGCGGTGTTCAACGGCGGCGTCGGCCTGATGGCCACCGTCGCCATCCTGGCTTATGCCACGCAAACCGCGGTCGCGCGGAGTTTCGTGATGGCGATGTTGCCGCTGGCATTGCTCGCCACGCTCTACTACCGCTACCGAATGCGTAAACGTCTTCACCGAAAGAGAGCGGTCGGGGACTATCTGCGCCAGGTGATCGCGGTCGGGCACCGGGAGTCGATTCTCGACCTGGTGATGCAGTTCAGGCGCCAGCCCTATCACGGAATGCAGGTGGTGGGAGCCTGCCTTCCCGAGCACGCGATGGACGTGGACCTGGACGGCATTCCCGTGCTGGGCTCCTTCGGGGACGTGGCCGGCGTGGTCGAGCGGGCCCAGGCCGACGCCGTGGCGGTGCTGGCCTGCCCCGAACTGGACGGCGCGGCGCTGCGGCGGCTGGCGTGGAGCCTGGAGCACGCCCGTACCGACCTCTTCGTGGCGCCGGCGCTGCTCGACGTGGCCGGGCCGCGCATCAGCATCCGGCCGGTCGCGGGGATGCCGCTCCTCCACGTGGAGCATCCCGAGTTCGACGGCGCCAAAGGGGCGGTCAAGAACGTTTTCGACCGGCTGGTGGCGGCGTGCGCGCTGCTGCTCCTGGCCCTGCCGCTGCTGGCGATCGCGCTGGTGATCCGCCTCACCAGCCGGGGGCCCGCGCTCTTCTACCAGACGAGAGTCGGCAAAAGCGGCAAAGAGTTCCGTGTCGTGAAATTTCGTACGATGGTGGCTGATGCGGAACAGCTCAAGGGCGCCCTCCTCGAGGAGAACGAGTTCAACGGGGTGCTCTTCAAGATTAGGAACGATCCAAGAATCACCCGGGTAGGCGCTTTCCTGCGCAAATACTCGCTCGACGAGCTGCCCCAGCTGCTGAATGTCCTGCGCGGCGAGATGTCGCTCGTCGGCCCCCGACCGCCGCTGCCGGAGGAGGTCGCCGCCTACGGCACCGACGTCCGCCGCCGCCTGGTGGTCAAGCCGGGGATGACCGGGCTCTGGCAGGTCAGCGGGCGTTCCGACCTGACGTGGGAGGAGTCCGTACGGCTCGACCTGCGTTACGTCGAGAACTGGTCGCTCATCCTGGACCTCCAGATTCTCTGGAAGACCTGGGCCGTCGTCACCCGTGGAGAAGGGGCTTACTAG
- a CDS encoding glucose-1-phosphate thymidylyltransferase, translated as MKALVLAGGSGTRLRPITHTSAKQLVPVANKPVLFYGLEAIAATGIQELGLVVGDTHAEIEAAVGDGSAFGLQVTYLRQEAPLGLAHGVLIARDFLGDDDFVMYLGDNFIVGGIGDLVDRFAKEQPAAQIMLTKVGDPRQFGVAELDTAGRIVGLEEKPERPKSDLALVGVYLFSPAVHAAVAELKPSWRGELEITDAIQWLIEEGMRVESSVISGYWKDTGNVTDMLEVNRLVLESVEPCVRGRVDAASELVGRVVVEPGAVVERSRIVGPAIIGDGARISDSYVGPYTSIGAGCAITASEIEYSIVLPRASIAGVGRIESSLIGHDVEVTPAPNTPRAHRLVLGDHSKVQIST; from the coding sequence GTGAAAGCACTCGTGCTCGCCGGGGGATCGGGCACACGGCTTCGGCCGATCACCCACACCTCGGCCAAGCAGTTGGTGCCCGTGGCCAACAAACCGGTGTTGTTCTACGGCTTGGAGGCGATCGCGGCGACCGGGATCCAGGAGCTCGGCCTGGTCGTCGGGGACACGCACGCGGAGATCGAGGCAGCCGTGGGCGACGGGTCGGCGTTCGGGCTCCAGGTGACGTACCTGCGGCAGGAGGCGCCGCTCGGGCTGGCGCACGGCGTGTTGATCGCCCGCGACTTCCTGGGCGATGACGACTTCGTCATGTATCTGGGCGACAACTTCATCGTGGGCGGCATAGGCGACCTGGTGGACAGGTTCGCCAAGGAGCAGCCCGCTGCCCAGATCATGCTGACCAAGGTCGGCGACCCCCGCCAGTTCGGCGTGGCCGAGCTGGACACCGCAGGGCGGATCGTCGGGCTGGAGGAGAAGCCCGAGCGGCCCAAGAGCGATCTGGCGCTCGTCGGGGTCTACCTGTTCAGCCCGGCCGTGCATGCGGCGGTGGCGGAGCTGAAACCCTCGTGGCGGGGCGAGCTGGAGATCACCGACGCCATCCAGTGGCTGATCGAGGAAGGCATGCGGGTCGAGTCCTCGGTGATCTCCGGCTACTGGAAGGACACCGGCAACGTCACCGACATGCTGGAGGTCAACCGGCTGGTCCTGGAGTCGGTCGAGCCATGCGTACGAGGTCGCGTCGACGCGGCCAGCGAGCTGGTGGGCCGGGTCGTCGTCGAGCCGGGCGCGGTGGTCGAGCGCTCCCGCATCGTCGGCCCGGCGATCATCGGCGACGGCGCCAGGATCAGCGACAGCTACGTCGGTCCCTACACCTCCATCGGCGCCGGCTGCGCCATCACCGCCAGCGAGATCGAGTACTCGATCGTGCTGCCCAGAGCCTCCATCGCCGGGGTAGGCCGCATCGAGTCGTCGCTGATCGGCCACGACGTCGAGGTCACGCCGGCGCCCAACACGCCCAGAGCCCACCGCCTCGTGCTGGGCGATCACAGCAAGGTACAGATCTCTACATGA